From Paenibacillus sp. V4I7, one genomic window encodes:
- a CDS encoding D-2-hydroxyacid dehydrogenase, which produces MQIVVLDGYTLNPGDLNWSGLDSLGELVVYDRTAESQIVERAAHAEIVLTNKTPLSAQMLQQLPKLRYIGVLATGYNIVDIQAAKENGIIVTNVPAYSSHSVAQLVFALLLEFCHRVQQHSDSVLNGDWSGSIDFCYSRSTLVELSGQTMGLIGLGQIGKQTALIAQAMGMKVIATGSGRNVPQPVEGIEWVLLDELLQRSDVISLHCPLTPATNQLIDAKRIAQMKPTAILINTARGSLLNEEDVAHALNEGRLAGAGLDVLTVEPPRPDNPLLHAKNVIITPHIAWATREARARLMNTAIGNVRAYLDGRPVNVVG; this is translated from the coding sequence ATGCAAATCGTTGTGCTTGATGGCTACACACTAAATCCTGGTGATCTGAACTGGAGCGGATTAGATTCCCTTGGTGAGCTTGTTGTCTATGATCGAACTGCTGAATCGCAGATCGTTGAGCGCGCTGCTCACGCGGAGATTGTGCTGACGAATAAAACGCCGCTTTCCGCTCAAATGCTTCAGCAGCTGCCCAAGCTTCGCTATATCGGCGTACTTGCGACCGGGTACAATATCGTTGATATTCAAGCTGCAAAGGAGAATGGCATTATTGTCACTAACGTTCCTGCTTACAGCTCGCATTCTGTTGCTCAACTGGTCTTTGCTTTGTTATTGGAGTTTTGCCATCGGGTGCAGCAGCATAGTGACAGCGTGCTTAATGGGGATTGGTCTGGGTCTATTGATTTCTGCTACAGCCGATCTACGCTCGTGGAGTTAAGCGGTCAAACCATGGGACTGATTGGCTTAGGGCAAATCGGCAAACAAACCGCGTTGATCGCACAGGCGATGGGGATGAAAGTTATCGCGACTGGCAGCGGAAGAAATGTCCCTCAACCTGTTGAGGGTATCGAGTGGGTGCTGCTCGACGAGCTGCTGCAGCGCTCTGATGTCATTAGTCTCCACTGTCCGTTGACACCGGCAACGAATCAACTGATAGATGCTAAACGGATAGCTCAGATGAAACCGACGGCTATTTTAATTAATACAGCACGAGGCAGCCTTCTCAATGAGGAGGATGTCGCTCATGCGCTCAACGAAGGCAGATTGGCAGGAGCCGGTCTCGATGTGCTGACCGTAGAACCGCCTCGGCCAGACAATCCCTTGCTGCATGCGAAAAATGTGATCATTACCCCGCATATCGCGTGGGCAACAAGAGAAGCACGAGCTAGACTGATGAACACGGCGATTGGTAATGTACGTGCTTATCTAGATGGGCGTCCGGTGAATGTGGTTGGGTAG
- a CDS encoding metalloregulator ArsR/SmtB family transcription factor has product MQLDKIITYHKALADATRIRMLILLADGELNGQVLAEKLGVTPATITHHAAKLREASLINERRDKNTIYFTLNEYFIHSNAAATADLIFKNKKGGTESMKDEDRNQNLKQSVIRNFITLDGKLKHIPAQLKKKLIVLEHLVEQLEKGRTYTEKELNAFIKNYHPDFATIRREFIMHQFMFRENEIYELNPVEMWAKWENLS; this is encoded by the coding sequence ATGCAATTAGATAAAATCATTACCTATCACAAGGCTCTAGCCGATGCAACTCGAATTCGCATGCTCATTTTACTAGCCGATGGAGAGCTGAATGGTCAAGTACTTGCCGAGAAATTGGGTGTTACCCCAGCAACTATTACCCATCACGCAGCCAAGCTTCGCGAGGCCAGCCTCATCAATGAGCGTAGAGACAAGAACACCATTTACTTCACTTTAAATGAATATTTCATTCACAGTAATGCCGCCGCGACGGCTGATCTCATTTTCAAAAATAAGAAAGGAGGTACAGAATCTATGAAGGATGAAGATCGTAATCAGAATCTCAAGCAATCTGTCATTCGAAACTTTATAACCTTAGATGGCAAACTCAAGCATATCCCTGCTCAGCTCAAAAAAAAGCTTATCGTCCTAGAACATCTTGTAGAACAGCTTGAAAAAGGACGCACCTACACAGAGAAGGAACTGAATGCATTTATTAAGAACTACCACCCTGATTTCGCAACGATTCGACGAGAATTCATTATGCACCAGTTCATGTTTCGCGAGAACGAGATCTATGAACTCAATCCCGTGGAGATGTGGGCCAAATGGGAGAATTTATCCTAA
- a CDS encoding mannosyltransferase family protein, producing MEQRIEKVPKRGKANVILSIVLLVIISRALLLFTGYIGMNLFSKSSQVPVYMQNVPGTLSKWTLKLPGELASTEKLKLEDFIKFDTYSYLKIATQGYDKFRMDEPHTAANWVFFPLFPLLIFLLGKIFWFEPAIVGMIVSNLCLLGALIYIYFIALQRGLSERQAGTVLLLIVIYPSSLYYTLPYTESLFLLLSAASIYYAGSKKYALAFIAASLSTVTRVPGFINLAFVMGTVFMDEGFKWTWRYLKWSLYSILSLIPMGIYLLHMKIVTGDFLAPFHEQSLHWFRYTTAPFVNYFGYLKKPYFSTPDGWDNGFIAFTVSTAVLLVFLSYLIVHVKKLLINKHELLFFVYGLLLIVIPFSSQPLFLVSVVRYMMVSIPLYFYLVRLTEKWENARIFYMMLFMILQVFVTIGFFNGYYFVI from the coding sequence ATGGAACAACGGATAGAGAAAGTGCCAAAAAGAGGGAAGGCCAATGTGATACTGTCGATTGTCTTGCTTGTGATTATTTCTCGTGCACTCCTGTTATTTACTGGATATATCGGGATGAATTTGTTCAGTAAATCTTCTCAGGTACCGGTTTATATGCAGAATGTACCAGGTACCTTGTCCAAGTGGACGCTGAAGCTTCCTGGAGAACTAGCTTCTACGGAAAAGCTGAAATTAGAGGATTTTATCAAGTTTGACACGTATTCCTATTTAAAAATAGCGACACAAGGTTATGATAAATTTCGGATGGACGAACCACATACAGCAGCAAATTGGGTTTTCTTTCCATTATTCCCGCTGCTGATTTTCTTACTTGGTAAAATATTTTGGTTCGAGCCTGCGATAGTCGGTATGATCGTTTCGAATCTATGTTTGCTTGGAGCTCTTATTTATATCTATTTTATTGCCTTGCAGCGGGGACTCAGTGAACGTCAGGCGGGAACCGTACTATTACTAATTGTGATATACCCATCGTCGCTTTACTATACCCTACCGTATACAGAGAGTCTATTTCTGCTGCTCTCGGCAGCCTCCATCTATTATGCAGGCAGCAAAAAGTATGCACTCGCTTTTATAGCTGCTAGCTTATCCACTGTAACAAGGGTGCCTGGGTTTATCAACCTTGCTTTTGTCATGGGTACCGTGTTTATGGACGAAGGGTTCAAATGGACCTGGCGTTACCTGAAATGGTCGTTGTACAGCATTTTATCCCTTATCCCAATGGGTATTTATCTCCTACATATGAAAATCGTCACCGGTGATTTCTTGGCACCTTTCCATGAACAGAGCTTGCACTGGTTCCGGTATACTACCGCCCCGTTTGTCAATTATTTTGGTTATTTGAAAAAGCCTTACTTCTCCACGCCTGATGGCTGGGATAACGGCTTCATTGCTTTTACCGTATCGACGGCTGTGTTACTTGTTTTCTTAAGTTATTTGATAGTCCATGTAAAAAAGCTGCTGATAAATAAGCACGAGCTGCTATTTTTCGTTTATGGCTTGCTGTTAATCGTCATCCCATTTTCAAGTCAACCCTTATTTCTCGTAAGCGTCGTACGCTATATGATGGTGAGTATACCGCTTTATTTCTACTTAGTGAGGTTAACCGAAAAGTGGGAAAATGCCCGGATTTTCTATATGATGCTGTTTATGATTCTACAGGTTTTCGTGACGATTGGCTTTTTTAATGGGTATTATTTTGTTATCTAA
- a CDS encoding futalosine hydrolase, with product MRVLVMTAVAPERDAVQRGLGHDSRFEFALAGVGLAAAAVNGAIELAKAEYDLVVIAGIAGGFVGQAEIGSLVVASEIIAADLGVELLDGFSSLDELGFGSTRVGVPADVAERLTAALLAAGLQAQMAPVLTVATATGTAATAAALAARVPGAAAEAMEGFGIATAAQQRGVPVLEIRAISNAVGPRDRDAWRIGDAFKALEAASSVLAEVL from the coding sequence ATGCGTGTACTTGTAATGACAGCTGTAGCTCCTGAAAGAGATGCAGTCCAGCGCGGCCTTGGCCATGACAGCAGGTTTGAATTTGCACTAGCTGGCGTTGGACTTGCTGCGGCAGCAGTGAACGGAGCGATAGAGCTTGCGAAAGCTGAATATGACTTGGTTGTAATCGCCGGTATTGCCGGCGGATTTGTAGGTCAAGCGGAGATAGGCTCGCTTGTTGTGGCGAGCGAGATCATCGCCGCGGACCTTGGTGTGGAGCTGCTGGATGGCTTCAGCAGCTTGGATGAACTTGGCTTCGGCTCGACGCGCGTTGGTGTTCCCGCGGATGTGGCCGAGCGATTGACAGCGGCGTTGTTAGCCGCTGGTCTGCAGGCGCAAATGGCGCCAGTACTCACGGTGGCAACAGCCACCGGGACGGCAGCAACAGCAGCTGCGCTGGCTGCGCGCGTGCCTGGAGCCGCTGCCGAAGCCATGGAAGGCTTCGGCATTGCGACAGCTGCGCAGCAGCGCGGCGTGCCTGTGCTGGAGATCCGCGCGATCTCCAATGCGGTTGGTCCTCGTGACCGAGACGCTTGGCGTATCGGTGATGCCTTTAAGGCTTTAGAAGCAGCAAGTTCAGTCCTAGCGGAGGTGCTTTAA
- a CDS encoding RluA family pseudouridine synthase: MQKKQGKFQSPNKNQNQNPKFKQNKSQSQNPTPSKGNQEMSTRQYTVKESSELLPFLIEKLSSLGRNSVKAILARGQVAVNGKAVTAYNYPLQPEQTVTINKDKIVEDIPLAGMTILHEDEDVIVIQKDAGLLSIATNTKENEITAYRQLTAHVRNHDPKARIFVVHRLDRDTSGVMMFAKNEEAQQHLQNTWQESVKERTYVALVEGMVKKPEGTISSWLKEHTKSLKMFSTPYPNDGQHAVTHFKTLQANRSFSLLEVNLETGRKNQIRVHMQDIGHPVVGDKKYGSKTKEIGRLGLHARVLAFLHPTTGQLLRFETHIPKLFLNPFKELPAKK, translated from the coding sequence ATGCAAAAGAAGCAAGGTAAGTTTCAAAGTCCAAACAAAAACCAGAACCAGAATCCCAAATTCAAGCAAAATAAGAGTCAGAGCCAGAATCCTACTCCGTCTAAAGGTAACCAAGAGATGAGCACTCGCCAGTACACCGTCAAGGAGTCCTCTGAGCTTCTGCCTTTTTTAATAGAAAAGCTTTCGAGCTTGGGCCGAAATTCGGTTAAAGCCATACTTGCCCGTGGACAAGTCGCCGTAAATGGAAAAGCCGTAACAGCTTACAATTATCCATTGCAGCCAGAGCAAACGGTGACCATTAACAAGGATAAAATCGTCGAAGATATCCCGCTTGCTGGCATGACGATTTTGCATGAAGATGAAGATGTGATTGTCATTCAAAAGGATGCCGGGCTATTATCGATCGCTACAAATACGAAAGAAAATGAGATTACAGCCTATCGGCAGCTCACGGCACATGTTCGGAACCACGATCCGAAGGCTCGGATTTTCGTTGTACATAGACTGGATCGAGATACATCCGGCGTGATGATGTTTGCCAAAAACGAGGAGGCTCAGCAGCACCTACAGAACACTTGGCAGGAGAGTGTCAAAGAACGCACGTACGTTGCCCTGGTTGAAGGTATGGTGAAGAAGCCTGAAGGGACCATTTCCTCATGGCTCAAAGAGCATACGAAGTCGCTTAAAATGTTTTCGACACCGTATCCAAATGATGGACAGCACGCAGTTACTCATTTTAAAACGTTACAAGCGAACCGGAGCTTTTCACTGTTAGAGGTAAATCTCGAAACCGGCCGCAAAAATCAAATCCGCGTTCATATGCAGGACATCGGCCACCCCGTTGTTGGCGATAAGAAATACGGTTCAAAAACGAAGGAAATCGGCCGCCTTGGACTGCATGCGCGTGTGCTTGCATTTTTGCATCCGACAACGGGTCAGCTACTGCGATTTGAGACGCATATTCCGAAGCTGTTTTTGAATCCGTTTAAAGAGTTACCTGCGAAGAAATAA
- a CDS encoding VOC family protein, protein MIQKIATVGIYVEDQQKAKTFWTEKVGFEVVRETPMGPNSFWLEVAPQGAESALVIYPKSMMPNYAELKPSVVFVTDDIQTTYANMKSKGVEFEGELSKMQWGTFATFKDEDGNTFLLKG, encoded by the coding sequence ATGATTCAGAAAATAGCAACAGTTGGCATTTATGTGGAAGATCAGCAAAAGGCCAAAACGTTTTGGACCGAAAAAGTTGGATTTGAAGTCGTTCGTGAAACGCCAATGGGTCCTAATTCTTTCTGGTTAGAGGTAGCGCCGCAAGGAGCGGAGTCCGCACTAGTCATTTATCCGAAAAGCATGATGCCAAATTATGCCGAACTTAAGCCTTCTGTGGTCTTTGTTACGGATGATATTCAGACGACCTACGCGAACATGAAGTCCAAAGGCGTTGAATTCGAAGGGGAACTATCCAAGATGCAGTGGGGAACTTTTGCCACATTTAAGGATGAGGATGGTAATACGTTTCTTTTAAAAGGGTAA
- a CDS encoding AraC family transcriptional regulator, translated as MLSKTGLNDEKRPEHESLPQPLMHTCMTEYGYYDYAHFSKDFKKSLGITPAEYKKWILRAFEQRKQSKNVVFLQDE; from the coding sequence TTGTTATCTAAAACAGGGTTGAATGACGAAAAGCGGCCGGAACATGAATCATTGCCCCAGCCGCTTATGCATACCTGTATGACGGAATATGGCTACTATGATTATGCGCACTTCTCCAAAGATTTCAAGAAATCTCTAGGCATAACACCAGCTGAATACAAAAAGTGGATACTGCGTGCTTTCGAGCAAAGGAAGCAATCGAAGAATGTCGTATTTTTACAAGACGAATAA
- a CDS encoding LacI family DNA-binding transcriptional regulator: MRKRITLHDLAAELGLTIQTVSKALRGLPGMSEQTRSEVFRLARELGYMTKDQKQTLQLDHISPYPVVKRRFVLVQNKQSLNFNRLLLQGLHERFMEFGHTVQPLLIPPQLKPSQFEAWADEQELMYAEGVFIAPRMNLDLLELKLLELPLPRILLNFPPPETKVDSVIWDVYEAVFQAVRRLVRMGHRKIMYVGDALDQRGFVIRWQAFREAMKEAGFSVDPQEHATERDGTDRWLQNFGVLYRMHKPTAVICGIDEEAAPVYHTLRRLGVAVPQQCSLVALLNEQSDTLPLCSRPQLPIRETGYRAADRMLWRIANPHLPFEHVRLQGDFFAGSTIQKLAGQVADK, from the coding sequence ATGCGCAAACGAATTACGCTTCACGATTTGGCCGCTGAGCTCGGTCTTACGATACAAACGGTGTCTAAAGCGCTGCGTGGACTCCCCGGCATGTCCGAACAAACACGAAGTGAAGTGTTCCGGCTGGCACGCGAGCTTGGCTATATGACCAAAGATCAGAAACAAACGCTGCAGCTGGATCATATTTCACCCTACCCTGTTGTAAAGCGCCGGTTTGTGCTGGTCCAAAATAAACAGTCTTTAAACTTCAATCGACTATTACTGCAAGGACTGCACGAAAGATTCATGGAATTCGGCCACACGGTACAGCCTCTCCTCATCCCTCCACAGCTAAAGCCCTCACAATTTGAAGCATGGGCGGATGAGCAAGAGCTGATGTATGCGGAAGGTGTGTTCATAGCACCGCGGATGAATTTGGATCTTCTGGAGCTGAAATTGTTGGAGCTTCCGCTCCCTCGCATTCTGCTGAACTTCCCACCACCGGAAACTAAGGTGGACAGTGTGATCTGGGATGTATACGAGGCTGTTTTCCAAGCGGTTCGAAGACTTGTGCGAATGGGGCATCGGAAGATTATGTACGTCGGAGATGCGTTGGATCAACGTGGCTTCGTTATCCGGTGGCAGGCCTTTCGCGAGGCGATGAAAGAAGCCGGGTTTTCGGTGGATCCGCAAGAACATGCAACGGAGCGAGACGGCACAGATCGATGGCTGCAGAATTTCGGAGTGCTCTATAGGATGCATAAGCCCACGGCCGTTATTTGCGGTATCGATGAGGAAGCTGCGCCTGTGTATCACACGCTGCGCCGCCTAGGGGTTGCTGTTCCGCAGCAATGCTCGTTAGTCGCACTGCTCAATGAACAAAGTGACACGCTTCCCCTGTGCTCACGCCCGCAGCTGCCGATTCGAGAAACCGGCTATCGCGCAGCGGATCGGATGCTTTGGCGAATTGCGAATCCTCATTTACCGTTTGAACATGTGCGGTTACAGGGAGACTTTTTCGCGGGAAGCACGATTCAGAAGCTGGCGGGACAGGTAGCAGATAAGTAA
- a CDS encoding FAD-dependent oxidoreductase, with protein MNKIIEADIVVVGGGPAGVNAAIAAGRSGAKTVLIEKYGFIGGMSTAALVYPWMTFHTTDGKQVIKGLAQEIIDRLMAMNASPGHLRDTVGFVNTITPYHPEIYKVLAVDMLKEAGVKLLFHSFVDHVETVDNRIQSVQLTSKSGRIDVKGKVFIDTTGDADLAYLSGAPCLQGRDGDKLTQPMTMKFRMRGVDLAVVKQYMIDNPDEFYKKTPIDELADLPLSGVLGYYKHWKEANLPINRDQVLFFTGPEADEVLVNTTRVQGLDGTDVEDLTEAEELGRKQVLMVAEFMKNNLPGFEKASISSVGAQIGIRETRRIDGQYALQVADVVQGRHFEDVIARSGYPIDIHDPSGKGVTAAWVEGDGAYDIPYRCLLPQKIENLLTAGRCISTTHEALATTRLTPSCMATGQAAGSAAGLAVKHGIQPAKIDIAELQAVLVRDGAVLK; from the coding sequence ATGAACAAAATCATAGAAGCAGATATCGTCGTTGTAGGGGGTGGTCCAGCTGGTGTGAACGCGGCCATTGCGGCAGGACGAAGTGGGGCCAAGACGGTTTTAATAGAGAAATACGGTTTTATTGGCGGGATGTCAACCGCTGCGCTTGTTTATCCATGGATGACCTTTCATACTACTGATGGCAAGCAAGTCATTAAAGGACTTGCGCAAGAGATTATCGACCGCCTCATGGCAATGAATGCATCCCCCGGCCATCTTCGGGACACCGTAGGCTTTGTGAATACAATTACGCCATACCACCCTGAGATTTATAAAGTGCTTGCTGTTGATATGTTGAAAGAAGCGGGTGTTAAGCTGCTATTCCATAGCTTTGTTGATCATGTAGAGACCGTGGACAACCGAATCCAGTCCGTACAACTAACGTCCAAGTCGGGTAGAATTGATGTGAAGGGCAAAGTATTTATCGATACAACAGGAGATGCGGATCTTGCTTATTTATCTGGGGCGCCTTGCTTGCAGGGGCGTGACGGAGATAAACTCACACAACCAATGACGATGAAGTTCCGGATGCGCGGTGTGGATTTGGCCGTTGTCAAACAGTACATGATTGACAATCCAGATGAATTTTATAAAAAGACACCGATTGATGAGCTTGCTGATCTGCCTTTGTCTGGTGTTTTGGGTTATTACAAGCACTGGAAGGAAGCGAACCTGCCGATTAATCGAGATCAAGTGCTCTTCTTCACAGGTCCTGAAGCCGACGAAGTACTGGTCAACACTACGCGTGTACAAGGGCTTGATGGTACCGATGTAGAAGATTTGACGGAGGCCGAGGAGCTAGGTCGTAAGCAGGTGCTGATGGTAGCAGAGTTCATGAAAAATAATCTTCCAGGCTTTGAAAAAGCCTCGATTTCATCGGTAGGCGCTCAAATCGGTATCCGCGAAACGCGCCGTATTGATGGCCAGTATGCGCTGCAGGTTGCCGATGTCGTGCAAGGACGCCATTTTGAAGATGTTATCGCACGCAGCGGTTACCCGATCGACATTCACGATCCATCCGGCAAAGGTGTGACCGCTGCTTGGGTCGAAGGTGACGGAGCTTACGACATCCCATACCGCTGCCTGCTGCCGCAAAAAATCGAGAACCTGCTGACCGCAGGGCGCTGTATCTCAACGACGCACGAAGCACTCGCGACAACGCGTCTCACTCCAAGCTGTATGGCAACAGGGCAAGCAGCCGGATCAGCAGCAGGACTTGCAGTTAAGCATGGAATTCAACCTGCGAAAATTGATATTGCGGAGCTTCAAGCTGTCCTTGTACGAGATGGAGCAGTGTTGAAGTAG
- a CDS encoding 1,4-dihydroxy-6-naphthoate synthase, translated as MKIAYSPCPNDTFVFHAWAHGLIPGAPELDVLYADIDITNKLAAEGSGPDVLKISYAALPWVLKDYALLPCGGALGRGCGPLVLMKHSGIAGAAGKTGTAGTVPDPAMLSGRRVAVPSERSTAYLLFRLWAAQNVPGGVGEIVVMPFHEIMPAVRDGLIDAGLVIHEARFTYPSYGLALLTDLGSWWESDTNLPIPLGAIIARRSMDLEALAGWARASVEYAWAHPEASRDYVMEHAQEMDPQVAGAHIDLYVNEFTADLGESGYGAVLTLLQRAAEEGLVPQMDYAALLK; from the coding sequence ATGAAGATTGCGTATTCACCTTGTCCAAATGATACATTTGTTTTCCATGCTTGGGCGCATGGGTTAATCCCAGGTGCCCCCGAGCTGGATGTCTTATATGCTGACATCGACATTACGAACAAGCTAGCTGCTGAAGGCAGCGGGCCGGATGTCCTCAAGATTTCTTACGCAGCACTGCCTTGGGTGCTGAAGGACTATGCTCTGCTGCCTTGCGGCGGCGCCTTGGGCAGAGGTTGCGGACCGCTGGTGCTGATGAAGCACAGCGGCATAGCTGGAGCAGCGGGGAAAACGGGAACAGCGGGAACAGTGCCAGACCCGGCCATGCTCAGCGGCCGCCGGGTCGCTGTGCCGAGCGAGCGCTCGACCGCGTACTTACTGTTCCGCCTCTGGGCGGCACAGAACGTTCCGGGCGGCGTTGGCGAAATCGTGGTCATGCCGTTCCACGAGATCATGCCCGCCGTGCGGGACGGCCTCATCGATGCCGGCCTTGTCATTCATGAAGCGCGCTTCACTTACCCGTCGTACGGGTTAGCGCTTCTCACAGATCTGGGCAGTTGGTGGGAGTCGGACACCAACCTGCCGATCCCGCTGGGCGCCATCATTGCGCGGCGCTCCATGGATCTTGAGGCGCTTGCGGGCTGGGCCCGCGCCTCGGTCGAATACGCGTGGGCGCATCCGGAAGCATCGCGCGACTACGTCATGGAGCACGCGCAGGAGATGGACCCTCAGGTCGCAGGGGCGCACATCGACCTGTATGTGAATGAGTTTACCGCTGATCTGGGTGAGAGCGGCTATGGCGCCGTCTTGACCTTGCTCCAGCGGGCAGCAGAGGAAGGGCTTGTGCCGCAGATGGATTATGCAGCATTGTTGAAATAA
- a CDS encoding glycosyltransferase family 2 protein, with protein METRIVVYPVLTIVVPCYNEEEVLPETVFQLTNVLQTLISDKLIATTSSVLFVDDGSKDATWTLIERFHASSPFMTGLKLAKNAGHQSALLAGLMKAKTYSDCVVSIDADLQDDTNVIREFIVKFHEGYDIVYGIRQDRSADTFFKRATAQGFYKLMTSLGVKIHYNHADFRLMSKRTLENLEKFQEVNLFLRGMVPLLGFPSTQVYYDRKERFAGESKYPLRKMLAFALDGITSFSVTPIRFVTLMGFLLFALSVVAGLYAIVGKILGANVTGWTSLILSVWFIGGVQLLALGLIGEYIGKIYKEVKQRPLFVIEKDLTATGQEQETVHPPSTQVSSTR; from the coding sequence ATGGAGACGAGAATTGTGGTTTATCCCGTTTTGACCATTGTGGTCCCCTGCTATAACGAAGAAGAAGTACTTCCTGAAACGGTATTCCAACTTACTAATGTGTTACAAACTCTCATCTCTGATAAGCTAATTGCCACAACAAGCTCAGTACTGTTTGTCGATGATGGCAGCAAGGATGCAACTTGGACGCTTATTGAACGCTTCCACGCTTCCAGTCCCTTTATGACTGGGCTTAAGCTTGCGAAAAATGCCGGCCATCAAAGCGCTTTGCTTGCCGGGCTTATGAAAGCCAAGACCTATTCGGACTGCGTCGTTTCCATCGATGCTGATCTGCAAGATGATACGAATGTCATTCGCGAATTTATCGTCAAATTTCACGAAGGATACGATATCGTTTACGGGATCCGACAGGATCGCTCAGCGGATACGTTCTTCAAGAGAGCCACGGCCCAAGGCTTTTATAAGCTAATGACATCGCTTGGTGTGAAAATTCATTATAATCACGCAGATTTCCGCTTAATGAGCAAGCGTACTCTCGAAAATTTGGAGAAGTTTCAAGAGGTCAATTTATTTCTTCGCGGCATGGTGCCTTTGCTCGGCTTCCCATCCACTCAGGTCTATTACGACCGTAAAGAACGCTTTGCCGGAGAATCCAAATATCCGCTTCGCAAAATGCTCGCATTCGCCTTGGATGGCATCACGTCGTTCAGTGTAACTCCTATTCGCTTCGTCACCTTGATGGGTTTCCTCTTATTCGCGTTGAGTGTCGTTGCCGGTTTATACGCAATTGTAGGCAAAATCCTCGGAGCGAACGTTACCGGTTGGACATCGCTTATTCTTTCGGTTTGGTTTATTGGGGGCGTTCAGCTTCTCGCTCTCGGCTTAATTGGTGAATACATAGGTAAAATATATAAAGAAGTGAAGCAGCGACCGCTTTTCGTCATTGAGAAAGATTTGACAGCCACTGGACAAGAACAGGAAACGGTCCATCCTCCATCCACTCAAGTAAGTTCCACACGGTGA
- a CDS encoding GtrA family protein gives MNRIKALLTSSFARFLLVGLFNTLVGLSASFAFFNLLHLNYWISTFAGNTLGAIVSYTLNRTFTFRSNVSVGSSWWKFAVVILSCYGVSYGLSWLLAEAASSVMPSVRTDWLHNAAILIGNGLYTIGNYLGHKYFTFRTHGMDNPRAS, from the coding sequence ATGAACCGGATAAAAGCTTTGTTGACTAGCAGCTTCGCTCGCTTCTTACTTGTCGGACTGTTTAATACGTTGGTTGGCCTGTCAGCCAGCTTTGCTTTCTTTAATCTGCTGCACCTGAATTATTGGATATCCACTTTCGCAGGAAATACCCTAGGCGCTATAGTTAGCTACACGTTGAATCGTACATTTACGTTTCGTTCCAATGTCAGCGTCGGCAGCAGTTGGTGGAAATTTGCTGTTGTTATTTTGAGCTGTTATGGCGTCTCTTATGGCTTAAGTTGGCTTCTTGCAGAAGCAGCAAGCTCGGTCATGCCATCCGTACGGACAGATTGGCTGCACAATGCTGCCATTTTGATTGGGAATGGCTTGTATACGATTGGAAATTATTTGGGACATAAATATTTTACATTCCGTACTCATGGTATGGACAACCCCAGGGCATCCTAA